From the genome of Novosphingobium sp. P6W:
CGACATCCTCAACCTCTTCAAATTTGCCTGTCCAGGCATTGCTGGTCATCATGCCGCGCAAAGAGGTGGAACCAGCGGGAGGGACAGGCAAATTCTCCTGCTACGGTTCCACCTTCCGGGCCTCGGGTCGTCAGGTCTTCAGGCGAACGACCAAACCGATCCGCCGATCCACCACGCTGTTGAAGCGCGGACGGATAGTCTCGCCGAAGTAGGTGTTGGTGGACGAGTTCAGCAGGTTGGAGGCATCTACGGATATGTCGAAGTGGTCATTCACGACGTAGCCGATCGAAGCATCAAGCTGATTGAAGGGCCTGACGTAGATCGGCAGGGCGCCTGAACCGGGGCCGCTGGTGGTTTCGACATAGTCATCGCGCCAGGTATAGGCGATGCGGGCGCGAAAGCCATCCTTCTCATAGAAGCCGACAAGGTTGTAGCTGTGCTTGGACAGCCCTTCGAGAGGCACACTTTGACCCGCCAGTGGCCCGGGAGCTTTCGATTTCACGTACGTATAATTCGCCTGCACGCCCAGGCCATCCAAAGGCGATGGCAGGAAGTCGAAGAACGTCTGCGCGCCGACTTCGAAGCCTTTGATGGTCCCGTTGTCGCCGTTACGTGGCCGGTTGATGTCTGCCTGCGTGGTATTGGGATAAGCGGGAAGGTTCACCGTTTCGCGCGAGATGAAGTTCTGGATGAAGCCCGTCACATCCTTCTTGAAGCCAGAGAGGTACGCGTAGCCGTTCGCGCTGAAGTAATACTCCAGGCTGATGTCGTAAGATGTCGACTTCAGGGGCTTCAAGTCGGGGTTGCCCGCATTGATGTTCAGGATGCCGCTGGCGGCGAGCGAAGTGACGTTCAATGTCGGGCTGAGGCTGCCAAATCCCGGCCGGGTCAGCTGCTTCGCGGCGGCCAGGCGCACGACCAGTTCGGGCGTGATCTTTACGCGCAAGTTCGCACTGGGCAGGAAGTCGTTGTAGCTCGAACTCTGGTTTATCGGCGAAGTGGCGCCGGTGGGAGCCGTAACTACACCGTCGGTAGATAGCGCGGTGCGCACGTAACGGGCGCCGATGGTGCCGTCCACGGGCAAGCCAAGCGGATCGAGGTCGAAGCTCGCCTGCCCATAAGCCGCGTAAGTGCGTTCGCGCTGCGAGTAGGTGTTGTTCGGGTTGAACTGCGGCGCGCAGACGGTGTCGCCGAACAACCGGCAAAGGCGGGCCTGATCGCGCTGGATCGCAACGGGGACGGACAAGACGACGTTCATGGGATTCGGCACGCTGCCATTACGGTAGAAGTCGCGGGCCAGGTTAATCGGCATGAACGCTTCAGGCAGCAGCGTTCCCGGGAAGGTATTAGGGCGCAAACTCATAAAAGGGGTTGAGGTCATAACGGCCGCGTGATTCAGGTGCCTCCAGACATGGAGGGTTGAATGGCGCGTCGCCGGTATGAACTGTCGGATCGGGAGTGGGCGATTATCGAGCCCCTGCTGCCCAATAAACCCCGCGGCGTGCCCCGGGTCGATGATCGGCGGGTGCTCAACGGTATCATGTGGCGCTTTCGTTCAGGAGCACCTTGGGCGGAAATTCCCGAACGTTATGGGCCGCCGACCACGTGCTACAACCGGTTTGTCCGCTGGCGCAAAGCAGGGGTCTGGGATCGGCTGCTGGCGGCGGTTTCAGCGGGCTTCAACGGCGAACTGGTGATGATCGATTCCACCTGCGTGCGCGTCCACCAGCATGGTGCGACGGCAAAAAGGGGGGATCCAGCGATCATGGCATGGGACGTTCCAGGGGCGGCCTTACGACCAAACTCCACGCTCTTGTCGACGCTGATGGACGTCCTGTCGGCCTGAGGCTTACCGGCGGCCAGGTCCACGATGCTTGCGAGGCAGAGGCCTTGATCGAAGGCATTCCTGAAGGCGCTACATTGCTGGGCGACAAGGGCTACGACAGCAACGCCATCCGCGAGGCTGCGGCAGCTAGGAACGTCTGGGCCAACATTCCTAACCGATCCAACCGCAAGCAGCGCTACGGGTTTTCGTCATGGCTCTACCGCCAGCGCAATCTGGTCGAGCGCTTCTTCAGCCGGATCAAGCAGTTCCGGGGCATCGCTACCCGGTATGACAAGTATGCCGAAAACTATCTCGCCGCCGTCAAACTCATCTGCACCCGACTGTGGTGTGCTGCGTAATGAGTCTACGCCCTAGCTGGCTGACCGGGTGCGGCGGGCGGGAAGTGGTTCTGCGTTCCCTGCATGCGCGTGACGTCGCGGGTCGTCAAACGACCGCCGATGGAAACCGACTTCAAGATCGAATCGAAGAACGTGTACTCCGCGTCCAGTCTGCCTGCCAGGCCATCGCTTTTCGCCACTTCGCGCTGGGCGAAGGATTCGAGGAACTTGTACTTTGAAATATTATTGAAGTCGAAGCCGCTGAGATTGAGAAGCGCCTGATCGCCGCCAGTGTCAAAATCGAGCCGGGTTCCGGCGGTATTCCCGTTGTTGCCTACGCGAGTGGCGTTGAAGTCACTCGTCCGCTTTGAATTGGTGTAGGCGATATCCGTGCTGAGCTTCAGATTATCGGTTGCGTTCCATTCGCCGCCGCCAGCAATTTGCCACACATAGGACCGGCTGGGCGCTTCGCTGGCATTGGCCGTGAATTCGACGTCGCGATACGAACCGGATTTGACGACATTTGTGCCCTCATGGAACGTGAAGTCTGCGTCGCCGGCAGCAAGTAGAGGGCCACGATTGGCGTATGCCAGATAGCCGCTCTGATTATAATCGTACTTGTTGTAGAAGCCTTCGACGTAGAGCGACAGACGGCTGCTAGGCTTCCACTGTACAGCGCCATTGAAGGCCGTCCGTTTCCGGTCGGTTATTTCGATCGTTGCGCCGCCGCCGTTGGGAGAAAGTACGGCATCGCCTGGATCAACCTGCTGAGCGGCCGCGTTGGAAGCGTTGCGGCCGCCGAATACGCCATTCCCATTGAAATCGACAATGTTATAGCGGTTGTTGAACGGCTCCATTCCTTGCTGATCGCGGCGTCCGGCCGACCTGATGACGGCCGCGCCAATCAATACGCCGATCTCGCCGATGCCGGTATCAAAACGGGTGGAAACGAGGCCGGATATCTGGGGCCGTGATTTGTCCACGAAATCATAATAGTTGTTGCGCAGGCTAAGGCTGGCTTGAAAACCCTTGAAATCGAATGGACGACGGGTCTTCAGATTGACGACGCCGCCGAGCCCGCCTTTAATCAGCGTGGCCGAGGGGTTCTTATAAACATCGATCCCTGCGAGGACTTCAGCCGGGATGGCCTCCAAGGACAAACTTCGACCATTATCGCTGAACGCTTCCCGGCCATTGATCAGGGTATTTACTTGGGAGAGGCCTCGGATAGAAATCCCACTGCCTTCGCCATGGTGCCGGGTGATCTGAATACCCGGGATACGCTGGAGGGCTTCCGCGAGATTGTTGTCCGGCAATTTGCCAATGTCTTCAGCAACGATCGAATCGACGATTTCTGAGGAATTTCGCTTTATGTTCTGCGCGTTCTGCAGGCTCTGGCGAAAACCTGTTCCGACGATATCGCTTGCAGTTGGGCCTTCGCTTCCGTCATCCGCAGTAGGAATGTCTTCCGCGGACCCGGGAGCCGGGCTTTCAACTTGGGCGATGGCCGGCCCGTTCATGAAAATGGCTACCGCGCCTGTGGACGCCAGAAGCGCGACCTTCATCCGATAAAAACGCATATTCCCCTCCGTTTTAACTCAAGCCAAAAGGCCCGTGATTCGACCATCTCCAAGCGTCGAAACGCTACTTGGCGATCTTTGATTTTGTCGGAGTATTGAGGTCGCTTAGGAGTGTCAATAATTGTTGTCTACCGCTGGCATTGTACGATGCCAGCGGTAGCAATTTGGTTTTGTGAGGGTATAACGCGGTTAGTCCGTGATCCGGTTGGTTTCCCAGTTGTCGGATTTATCAATGAGCAGGCGTTTCAACGCTGCCAAAAAAATGAACTAAAGCGAGAAGTCAGGGCGAATGGATGCAGGGCATGGCGGCGGGCTGAATACCGCGTCAACAGATCCAACCAGGGTAGGCCGCTATCGCTGGGTCGTGGTGGCGCTGCTGTTCGCGGCCACCGCGATCAACTACATCGACCGGCAGATGATCGGCGTGCTCAAACCGACGCTAACGGCCGAGTTCCACTGGACCGAATCGGACTTCGCTGGAATCGTCTTCTGGTTCCAGGTGGCCTATGCGATCGGCTATCTGTCGTTCGGTAAGGTCGTCGACGTTTTCGGCGCAAGGCTGGGCTACACCATTGCCATCGTCATCTGGACCGTGAGCCACATGGCCCACGGCTTCGCCACCGGCATGGTATCCTTCGCAATGGCGCGTTTCGGCCTCGGCATCGGCGAATCGGGCAATTTCCCCGCTGGCATTCGTGCCGTCACCGACTGGTTTCCGCAGAAGGAACGCGCCTACGCGATCGGCTTGTTCAACGCTGGCGCCAATGTCGGCGCCATCATCACCCCTTTGCTCGTGCCGCTGCTGGTGCTGTGGTTCGACTGGCGCATGGCCTTCTTCGTCACCGGCCTGTTCGGCATCATCTGGCTGGCGGTGTGGTGGATGGTCTATCGCCACCCGAGCGAGCACATGCGCGTCGGCGCCGCCGAACTCGCATGGATACGGCAGGACCCGGCCGACCCGGTCGAGAAGATCGGCTGGGGCCGCCTGCTCACGGTCAAGGAAACCTGGGCCTATGCGCTCGGCAAGTTCCTCATCGATCCGATCTGGTGGTTCTTCCTGTTCTGGCTGCCGGGCTACCTGTTCGAGCGCTACGATCTTGACCTCAAGACCTTCGGCCTGCCGCTCGCCGCGATCTACCTGATCTCGGACATCGGCAGTGTGGCTGGCGGCTGGATGTCCTCCAAGCTCATCAAGTCGGGCCGCACGCCCAACTTCTCGCGCAAGGCGACGATGCTGCTCAGCGCGGTCTGCGTGCTGCCGATCTGGTTTGTGCAGGGAATCGACAACGTCTGGATGGCGGTGCTGGTGATCGGCCTTGCCACAGCGGCCCATCAGGCGTTTTCGGCCAACCTCTATACGCTGCCGTCCGACGTCTTCCCGCGCGGTGCGGTGGGCTCGGTGGTCGGCATCGGTGGCACTCTGGGCGCCTTTGGCGGCATGGGTATGGCGCTGTTCGCCGGCTACATCCTCGACGCGACGCACAGCTACGAGGTGCTATTTGCCCTCTGCGCCAGTGCCTACCTGCTGGCCCTGCTGGTGGTCCACATTCTTAGCCCGCGCCTCGAACTGGTTTCGCGGCAGTCGCTGCGTAAATGAGCGCCGTCACCGGTCCTCTCCAGACGATGAGTGAAGGTGCATTTGCAGATGTTCGATGCTTTGCGATGACTGCTGGTGTCGGTGTGATGTGCCGAGGGGAATTGTTGAGTCACAAGCGGCAGTAGGAAGAGCAGCCGTGGCCACGCGAAATGGGCGAACGCGTTGCCAACGGCCTTATGTAAACCCTTGATATGTAAAGTATTTAATCGCAGTATTCGGCGAATGCTGCCAAATATCTCCTGGTAAAGTCAGTTGGCAAGCGAGTGTGTTTTCTCAACAAAAGGCCCGCTTATGCTCAGGCACGTTTTTCACTGCCACGCGTTGCCCCGGGATGCCAGCACTGACCCTCATTCCGATCCTTGGTGACCAACTCACGTTTGGGATCGCCTCGCTCCAGGGCGTTCCGAAAACGGACGCCGTGGTGCTGCTGATGGAAGTGCATGAGGAGACAAAATATGTCCGCCATCACAAACAGAAGATCGCGCTGATTTTTTCCGCCATGCGTCACTTCGCTGCCGCGCTTGAGCGCGATGGCTGGCGAGTGGATTATGTGGGCCTCGACGATGAGCACAATTCGGGCAGTTTCACCGGAGAAATTCGGCGCGCGGTACAACGCCATGGCCCCTCGCGCATCCGCGTTGTCGAACCCGGCGAATATCGAGTCCGCGAAATGATGAACGGTTGGGCTGCGGATTTGGGCCTTGCTGTAGATATTCTTCCCGATGACCGCTTCGTCTGCACGATCGACGATTTTCGGCAGTGGGCCGAAGGTCGCCGCGAACTGGTTATGGAAAACTTCTACCGGGGAATGCGCCTCAGAACCGGCCTGCTTATGGACGGCGACGGACCGGAGGGCGGCGAGTGGAACTACGATGCCCAGAACCGGGCTGCGCCTGACCGATATCTTCGCCCGCCTACGGTGCCGCGTTTCGAACCCGATGCCATAACCCGCGAAGTGCTGGATTTGGTCGCGGTACGTTTCGCCGATCATTTTGGAGACCTTGAGGCGTTCGGCTGGCCAGTCACTGCCGCGCAGGCGGACGAGGCGCTGGACGCCTTCATCGGCGAGCGCCTTGCGGGTTTCGGCAAGTATCAGGATGCCATGGTCCACGGTGAGGACGACCTGTTCCACTCGCTCCTATCCACCTCGATCAACCTGGGCCTGCTCGATCCGATCGACTGCTGTCGGCGGGCGGAGGCGGCCTATCATTCCGGAGACGCCCCTCTCAACGCCGTGGAGGGGTTCATCCGCCAGATCATTGGTTGGCGCGAGTACATTCGCGGAATGTACTGGCTGGAGATGCCGGCACTGCGCGAAGCCAATGCTTTGGATGCCCGGCGACCGTTGCCCGAGTTTTATTGGACCGGGGAAACCGATATGCGCTGCATGGCGGATTGCGTGCGCTCGACCCGCAGCAATGCGCACGCCCATCACATACAGCGCCTCATGGTGCTCGGGAACTTCGCGCTTATCGCTGGGATCGAGCCGCAGCAGGTCGAGGACTGGTTCCTCGTCGTCTACGCAGATGCCTTTGAGTGGGTGGAATTGCCGAACGTCGCAGCAATGGCGCTCTGGGCGGACAAAGGGCGACTTGCGTCCAAGCCTTACGCCGCTAGCGGTAATTACATCAACAAGATGTCCGATTACTGCGGGGATTGCCGATACACGGTGTCGAAGAAATTCGGGTCGGGGGCGTGCCCGTTCAATCCGCTTTACTGGCATTTCATGCATCGCCACCGCCGGCTGTTCGAGGGTAATCGACGGATCAGCAGGGTTTATGCAACGTGGGATCGCATGTCTGCGGACAAGCAGCAGGCATACCTCGATAGCGCGGACACCTTCCTGCAGACGTTGGTGCCTGCCGCCCCCGGCTGGGCACGAGACTGATGCCGACATGGCTGGACGCAGGAATGTTGCAGGACATCGGGCTCAGACCTTCTTAGGAAAAATCTGCTAATTCGGCGGAAAAGCCACACAATCTGACCATCGATAAAATATCGATGTTGCTTTTTTGAGCGCCGAGCGTTGTGCTACTTGTTGAACATACGACGCGGGCGGTAATGGCATACGACGACACGAGAATTTCGACCGGTAACTCGGGCCTGGACAAGATTTTGCGCGGCGGGTTGCCGCCAAACCGGGTGTACCTTGTCGAAGGTTCGCCCGGGTCCGGCAAGACGACCCTTTCATTGGGCTTCCTGCTCGACGGCAAGAGCAAGGACGAACGGACGCTTTACATCACGCTGTCGGAAACCAGCGAGGAAATGAAAGCCGTCGCCGAGTCTCATGGCTGGAGCCTGGACGGCGTAACGCTGTTCGAACTGGCATCCGCTGACGAGGTTCTCGGACCCGGCCGCGAACAGTCGATCCTTCACAGCTGGGAGATGGAACTGGGCGGTACGATCCAACTCATCAAGGATGAGGTCGAGCGGATAAAGCCAAGCCGGGTGGTTTTCGACAGTCTCTCGGAAATGCGACTTCTGGCGCAGGATCCGCTGCGTTATCGCCGCCAGTTGCTCTATCTCAAGCAGTTCTTTGCAGGTCTCAGCACGACTGTGATCCTGGTCGACGACCTCACCGGCTCGAATGGCGGACGCGACAATCACCTGCATAGCCTGTGCCACGGCGTGATTACGCTGGAGCGGCTCACCCTGGACTTTGGCGCCGCCCGCCGCCGCCTTCAGGTGCAGAAGCTGCGCGGAGTGGATTTCGTCGCGGGTTACCATGATCTGATCATCCGCAAAGGCGGCCTGGATATCTTCCCGCGTCTGATCGCGTCGGATTTTCACACGCCCTTCCTTGGCGAGGCCATCGCCAGCGAGGTTCCTGAGCTTGACGCCCTGCTTGGCGGGGGACCTGCCAACGGTACCAGCACCTTGATCACCGGGCCTGCTGGCTCGGGGAAAACCACGCTTGCTCTGCAATACGTCGCCGCAGCATGCAGGCGCGGTGAAAGGGCCGTAATCTACGAGTTTGACGAGAGGATCGGCACCCTTATCGCCCGCGCCATGGCGTTCGGGATTGATCTTCAATCTTTCATCGACGGGGGGTGTCTGGCGATCCGCCAGATAGACCCGGCCGAGATCGCGCCGGGTGAATTCTCAGCGATGGTTCGCGCGGAAATTGAAAACAACGAGGCCCGTGTTATCGTGATCGACAGCCTGAACGGGTATGTCGCCGCTATGCCCCAGGAACAACAATTGATCCTGCAACTGCACGAGCTGCTATCTTACCTTAATCAGGCCGGGGTCGCCACGTTTCTGATTAACCCGCAGCAGGGTTTCTTCGGCACGATGAGCACGACTGAGATCAATGTGTCGTATATAGCTGACATCGTCATCCTGCTGCGGTTCTTTGAAGCAGACGGCCGAATTAGAAAGGCGATTTCCGTCGTCAAGAACCGCAGTGGTTCCCACGAAGACACCATCCGCGAATTTCGGGTCGATGCCAGAGGTGTGCGCGTAGGCGAAGCGCTGTCTGCATTTCGGGGCGTGCTGACTGGAACTCCGCAATATACGGGATCTCAGCGACCGCTACTGGAAGATCGTGGCTCCGGTGCATAGGACTGCTGCCCAAGGTTACCGTGTTCTTGTCGTTACGCCTTACGGCAGTGACGCGCAGAGCATGCATTCGCTGCTGACCGGCCATGGGTATGATGTCGCCGTGTACGGTACGCTTGATGACGCGGCCGGACAGCTCAGCGAAGACGTTGGCGCGATTCTTGTGACTGAGGAGGCGCTTGCAGTCGATTTGAGCGGGCTTCATCGCGCCCTCGAAGCGCAGCCACCATGGTCGGACATCCCATTTATCCTCTTGGCCGGACGTCAGGCAGGGCGCCGAGCTACTACGGAAGCAGTGCGGCGCCGGCTTCCCGCAAGTGCTATCAACGTGGTGCTGCTTGAGCGGCCGCTAAGTTCGGAATCGCTCCTGAGTGCGATCAACTCAGCTATCAGAGGCCGCCAGAAGCAGTTCGAAATCCGCGATCGCATAGCCGACCTCGACGCACAGCGGTTACAGCTGACAGTTCTGCTGGACCATCTTCCCGTTGGAGTGGCTTTTGTCGATGCGGAGGGCCGGACGCTTTTGACAAACCCCGCATTCAGGCGGTTCCAGCCTACCGGCGAAGTCCCATCGCGAACCCCTGAAGGCGAAGAACGGTGGGAAGGTTATGAAGCGGATGGCAGCCGCATTTTAAGGGATCGCTTTGTCTCCGCGCGGGCAATCAAAGGCGAAATCGTACCGGGCATCGAGTTCCGTTTTCATCGCAGCGAGACCGAAGCTGTCTGGACCCGGGTCAGCGGGCTGCCTTTGTTCGATCCTGCCGGAAAGGTCACGGGTGCAATCTCTGTCATTGTCGATATCGATGAACAGAAACGCGCGCAGCAAGCTCTGACTACCTTTGCACAGAAGCTCGAGCGAAAGGTCACCGAGCGCACTATGGCGCTGCAGGACGCGCTCACGCAAGTGGAGGTGGAAGCCGAACAACGCAAGACCGTCGAGGCGGCGCTGCTCCAGTCGCGCAAGATGGAGGCGGTCGGACAGTTGACCGGTGGTATCGCGCACGACTTCAATAATATGCTGACCGGGGTTATTGGCTCCCTCGATATTATGAAACTGCGCCTTTCGCGTAAACGATACGACGACATCGACAGGTTCATGGATGCCGCGACTGAGTCTGCCCTTCGTGCCGCCGCACTCACCCAGCGTTTGCTTGCATTTTCTCGCCGGCAGTCGCTCGATACCAAGCCGACCGACATAAACGCGCTGGTGAATTCGCTTCGCGATCTCCTGCTGCGCACAATGGGCGAGCAAATCTCCGTTTCGATCCTCACCCATTCGGAAATGCCACCTGCAAGCGTCGATGCCAATCAGCTTGAAAACGCCATTTTGAACCTGTCGATCAATGCGCGCGATGCAATGCCGTCGGGCGGCGATCTGACGATCGAGACCAGTACCGTGGTTCTGGGCGATGATTATGCCAGGGAGCATCCGGGCATAACGGCCGGACAATATACAGTCGTCAGCGTTTCCGACACCGGCGTCGGGATGGACGAGGAACTGGTCGAAAAGGTATTCGAGCCGTTCTTCACGACCAAGCCGGTTGGGCAGGGGACTGGCCTCGGCCTTTCGATGGTATATGGATTTGCGCAGCAGTCAGGCGGCCAGGTAAGGGTGCATTCGGCAGTAGGCGTCGGTACATCGGTTCATATCTATTTGCCCGTCGCAAATGCCGAGGTTTCTGAAACTCCTGATCCCGGTGCGTCACCCATCCATGAGGGACGTGGTCAAACGGTGTTGCTCGTTGAAGACGACGACTCGGTGCGTCTGCTTATCGGAGACGTATTACAAGAACTCGGCTATATGAGCTTCGCCGCCGCCGAGCCTGAGGCCGCGATAAAGTTTCTGGAATCCGGGCAAAAGTTTGACTTGATGATTTCCGACGTCGGTCTGCCCGGTATGAACGGGCGCCAACTTGCCGAGGTCGCGCGCGGCCATTATCCCGACCTGCCGATCTTGTTCGTGACCGGATACGCCGAAAACGCTGCCGTTCGCGCCGGGTTTCTCGGGACCAACATGGCAATGATCACGAAGCCCTTCCAGCTCGACATGCTGTCAGCTAAAATCCTTGAAATATTATCGCCGGATTTGCCATCACCGTCTTGATTGTATGCGGTGTATTCGGCCGTGCTTTATTGGCCGGACGCTAGGAGTCCGTTTGATAAACCGGACCGCGCTTTGACTTCGGCAGGCGAGCAGTTGCGCGCGATTATCGAGCAGCCATTCGATGCGATCGTCCATGCGATCGAGGATCTGAATCGACTGCGCGGGACGCCCGGGCGGACGTATCCGCAATGCCTCGGCCGGTCCCTACGCGTCTTGCAGGGACCGGCGTCCTTTCAATCAATTGTTACATTTGTCACGTTGGCGGTGCGTTACCATGCGGGTGTGGAGTTTGCGCACCGCGTCACTTCCTGACGTGGTGAAAAGCGGGGGTATAAGGCCGTGCACCAAGCACTTGATGCCGGCGCCGACCATCGCAGTGCCGAAGCCGAAGGCTGAATGGGCATGCTCGAAGTAGGTTTCTCCAACCGACTGGGGGTGGTCCTTGAAGATCCTGCGAAACATTTGGAACGATCCTTCAATTAAGAGTGCTTGCCAGCATCGCGAGAGCAATACCGGCGACGAGGGTGGAAAAGGCGAAGCGCAGAACATCGCGCCCCGCGGCGAGGCGGCCGGCCATGGCGCCGCCGCCAAGTCCGCCGAGCAATCCGCCCGCGATCATCGCGAAGGCGACCGGCCAGTCGACAAAGCCGGATGCTGCGTAGTTGGCGGCGGTGGTGGCACCGAACACAGTGACGGCGATGAGCGACGTGGCAATCGCCTCGGCCATTGACATGCCGGTGGCGGCGGTGAGGCCCGGCACGATCAGGAAACCGCCGCCGATGCCGAAGAATCCGGCAAGCGAGCCGCTACCCGCGCCGAACCCGGCGAGCCGGCGCCAGCCGACCGGGGCAATTGCGGTTTCAGGCACAGTGCGGCGCAGCGCCATCGACAGGGCGATGAACAGCATCAACACCGAGAGCCCGCGCAGTAGCCACTGCGCGTCGCACAGCTTGCCCAGTGTCGAGCCGAGGCTGGCACCGACTAGACCACACAAGGCGAACGTCA
Proteins encoded in this window:
- a CDS encoding TonB-dependent receptor, whose product is MPINLARDFYRNGSVPNPMNVVLSVPVAIQRDQARLCRLFGDTVCAPQFNPNNTYSQRERTYAAYGQASFDLDPLGLPVDGTIGARYVRTALSTDGVVTAPTGATSPINQSSSYNDFLPSANLRVKITPELVVRLAAAKQLTRPGFGSLSPTLNVTSLAASGILNINAGNPDLKPLKSTSYDISLEYYFSANGYAYLSGFKKDVTGFIQNFISRETVNLPAYPNTTQADINRPRNGDNGTIKGFEVGAQTFFDFLPSPLDGLGVQANYTYVKSKAPGPLAGQSVPLEGLSKHSYNLVGFYEKDGFRARIAYTWRDDYVETTSGPGSGALPIYVRPFNQLDASIGYVVNDHFDISVDASNLLNSSTNTYFGETIRPRFNSVVDRRIGLVVRLKT
- a CDS encoding TonB-dependent receptor, giving the protein MRFYRMKVALLASTGAVAIFMNGPAIAQVESPAPGSAEDIPTADDGSEGPTASDIVGTGFRQSLQNAQNIKRNSSEIVDSIVAEDIGKLPDNNLAEALQRIPGIQITRHHGEGSGISIRGLSQVNTLINGREAFSDNGRSLSLEAIPAEVLAGIDVYKNPSATLIKGGLGGVVNLKTRRPFDFKGFQASLSLRNNYYDFVDKSRPQISGLVSTRFDTGIGEIGVLIGAAVIRSAGRRDQQGMEPFNNRYNIVDFNGNGVFGGRNASNAAAQQVDPGDAVLSPNGGGATIEITDRKRTAFNGAVQWKPSSRLSLYVEGFYNKYDYNQSGYLAYANRGPLLAAGDADFTFHEGTNVVKSGSYRDVEFTANASEAPSRSYVWQIAGGGEWNATDNLKLSTDIAYTNSKRTSDFNATRVGNNGNTAGTRLDFDTGGDQALLNLSGFDFNNISKYKFLESFAQREVAKSDGLAGRLDAEYTFFDSILKSVSIGGRLTTRDVTRMQGTQNHFPPAAPGQPARA
- a CDS encoding MFS transporter → MDAGHGGGLNTASTDPTRVGRYRWVVVALLFAATAINYIDRQMIGVLKPTLTAEFHWTESDFAGIVFWFQVAYAIGYLSFGKVVDVFGARLGYTIAIVIWTVSHMAHGFATGMVSFAMARFGLGIGESGNFPAGIRAVTDWFPQKERAYAIGLFNAGANVGAIITPLLVPLLVLWFDWRMAFFVTGLFGIIWLAVWWMVYRHPSEHMRVGAAELAWIRQDPADPVEKIGWGRLLTVKETWAYALGKFLIDPIWWFFLFWLPGYLFERYDLDLKTFGLPLAAIYLISDIGSVAGGWMSSKLIKSGRTPNFSRKATMLLSAVCVLPIWFVQGIDNVWMAVLVIGLATAAHQAFSANLYTLPSDVFPRGAVGSVVGIGGTLGAFGGMGMALFAGYILDATHSYEVLFALCASAYLLALLVVHILSPRLELVSRQSLRK
- a CDS encoding cryptochrome/photolyase family protein, with the translated sequence MPALTLIPILGDQLTFGIASLQGVPKTDAVVLLMEVHEETKYVRHHKQKIALIFSAMRHFAAALERDGWRVDYVGLDDEHNSGSFTGEIRRAVQRHGPSRIRVVEPGEYRVREMMNGWAADLGLAVDILPDDRFVCTIDDFRQWAEGRRELVMENFYRGMRLRTGLLMDGDGPEGGEWNYDAQNRAAPDRYLRPPTVPRFEPDAITREVLDLVAVRFADHFGDLEAFGWPVTAAQADEALDAFIGERLAGFGKYQDAMVHGEDDLFHSLLSTSINLGLLDPIDCCRRAEAAYHSGDAPLNAVEGFIRQIIGWREYIRGMYWLEMPALREANALDARRPLPEFYWTGETDMRCMADCVRSTRSNAHAHHIQRLMVLGNFALIAGIEPQQVEDWFLVVYADAFEWVELPNVAAMALWADKGRLASKPYAASGNYINKMSDYCGDCRYTVSKKFGSGACPFNPLYWHFMHRHRRLFEGNRRISRVYATWDRMSADKQQAYLDSADTFLQTLVPAAPGWARD
- a CDS encoding ATPase domain-containing protein, with translation MAYDDTRISTGNSGLDKILRGGLPPNRVYLVEGSPGSGKTTLSLGFLLDGKSKDERTLYITLSETSEEMKAVAESHGWSLDGVTLFELASADEVLGPGREQSILHSWEMELGGTIQLIKDEVERIKPSRVVFDSLSEMRLLAQDPLRYRRQLLYLKQFFAGLSTTVILVDDLTGSNGGRDNHLHSLCHGVITLERLTLDFGAARRRLQVQKLRGVDFVAGYHDLIIRKGGLDIFPRLIASDFHTPFLGEAIASEVPELDALLGGGPANGTSTLITGPAGSGKTTLALQYVAAACRRGERAVIYEFDERIGTLIARAMAFGIDLQSFIDGGCLAIRQIDPAEIAPGEFSAMVRAEIENNEARVIVIDSLNGYVAAMPQEQQLILQLHELLSYLNQAGVATFLINPQQGFFGTMSTTEINVSYIADIVILLRFFEADGRIRKAISVVKNRSGSHEDTIREFRVDARGVRVGEALSAFRGVLTGTPQYTGSQRPLLEDRGSGA
- a CDS encoding ATP-binding protein: MHSLLTGHGYDVAVYGTLDDAAGQLSEDVGAILVTEEALAVDLSGLHRALEAQPPWSDIPFILLAGRQAGRRATTEAVRRRLPASAINVVLLERPLSSESLLSAINSAIRGRQKQFEIRDRIADLDAQRLQLTVLLDHLPVGVAFVDAEGRTLLTNPAFRRFQPTGEVPSRTPEGEERWEGYEADGSRILRDRFVSARAIKGEIVPGIEFRFHRSETEAVWTRVSGLPLFDPAGKVTGAISVIVDIDEQKRAQQALTTFAQKLERKVTERTMALQDALTQVEVEAEQRKTVEAALLQSRKMEAVGQLTGGIAHDFNNMLTGVIGSLDIMKLRLSRKRYDDIDRFMDAATESALRAAALTQRLLAFSRRQSLDTKPTDINALVNSLRDLLLRTMGEQISVSILTHSEMPPASVDANQLENAILNLSINARDAMPSGGDLTIETSTVVLGDDYAREHPGITAGQYTVVSVSDTGVGMDEELVEKVFEPFFTTKPVGQGTGLGLSMVYGFAQQSGGQVRVHSAVGVGTSVHIYLPVANAEVSETPDPGASPIHEGRGQTVLLVEDDDSVRLLIGDVLQELGYMSFAAAEPEAAIKFLESGQKFDLMISDVGLPGMNGRQLAEVARGHYPDLPILFVTGYAENAAVRAGFLGTNMAMITKPFQLDMLSAKILEILSPDLPSPS
- a CDS encoding DUF6356 family protein, whose amino-acid sequence is MFCASPFPPSSPVLLSRCWQALLIEGSFQMFRRIFKDHPQSVGETYFEHAHSAFGFGTAMVGAGIKCLVHGLIPPLFTTSGSDAVRKLHTRMVTHRQRDKCNN
- a CDS encoding sulfite exporter TauE/SafE family protein; this translates as MLFLLHAHPLATAMVCGSVIGLVLALIGGGGSVLATPMLVYLIGLGNAHLAIGTGAIGVAVNAAMALAGHAKAGRVRWRSGLTFALCGLVGASLGSTLGKLCDAQWLLRGLSVLMLFIALSMALRRTVPETAIAPVGWRRLAGFGAGSGSLAGFFGIGGGFLIVPGLTAATGMSMAEAIATSLIAVTVFGATTAANYAASGFVDWPVAFAMIAGGLLGGLGGGAMAGRLAAGRDVLRFAFSTLVAGIALAMLASTLN